Proteins encoded within one genomic window of Dyadobacter chenhuakuii:
- the prfA gene encoding peptide chain release factor 1 has protein sequence MIDKLEAIKERFEEVSQQIIQPEIVSDSARYSKISKEYKDLGKIVEQYALYLKLQKDIAGTKELISTEKDEELREMAKEELDDLTPKLEQLEQAIKELLIPKDPNDSRNIILEVRGGTGGDEAAIFAGDMFRMYQRFFEKMGWRSSIMDFTEGTNGGYKEIICKVEGEDVYGKMKFESGVHRVQRVPQTESQGRIHTSAASVAVLPEAEEVDVQINMNDVRVDTFQSSGAGGQSVNTTYSAVRLTHIPSGLVVSCQDERSQLKNKDRALSVLRSRLYEIKLKEHNDAISSQRKSMVGSGDRSDKIRTYNYPQSRITDHRIGYTVYNLPAVMEGDIGEFIERLRIAENAERMQEGETV, from the coding sequence ATGATCGATAAATTAGAAGCCATAAAAGAACGTTTCGAAGAAGTTTCGCAACAAATTATACAACCGGAAATCGTTTCGGACTCTGCCCGTTATTCCAAAATAAGCAAAGAATATAAGGATCTGGGAAAGATCGTGGAGCAGTATGCCCTTTATTTAAAATTGCAAAAAGACATAGCCGGAACCAAAGAACTCATCTCGACCGAAAAGGATGAAGAGCTTCGGGAAATGGCAAAAGAAGAACTGGACGACCTGACCCCGAAATTGGAGCAGCTCGAACAGGCGATCAAGGAGCTGCTTATTCCAAAAGATCCTAATGATAGCCGCAACATTATTCTCGAAGTCCGCGGCGGAACCGGTGGCGATGAAGCTGCGATATTTGCGGGCGATATGTTCAGAATGTATCAGCGATTTTTTGAAAAAATGGGCTGGCGTTCTTCTATCATGGATTTTACCGAAGGCACCAACGGCGGATATAAAGAGATTATCTGTAAAGTTGAAGGTGAGGACGTTTACGGGAAAATGAAGTTTGAATCGGGCGTACACCGCGTTCAGCGCGTTCCGCAAACTGAATCGCAGGGTCGCATCCATACATCGGCCGCCTCCGTGGCTGTGCTGCCAGAAGCAGAGGAAGTGGATGTTCAGATTAATATGAATGATGTCCGCGTAGATACATTTCAATCGTCAGGTGCTGGTGGACAGTCGGTTAACACCACTTATTCCGCGGTTCGTCTGACACACATTCCATCCGGATTGGTGGTAAGCTGCCAGGATGAGCGTTCACAGTTGAAAAATAAGGACCGCGCATTGAGTGTTTTGCGTTCGAGGCTGTACGAGATTAAACTAAAAGAGCATAACGACGCCATCAGCTCGCAAAGAAAATCAATGGTGGGAAGCGGTGACCGCTCCGATAAGATCCGCACCTACAATTACCCGCAAAGCCGCATTACCGATCACCGCATTGGCTACACAGTTTACAATCTTCCCGCAGTTATGGAAGGTGACATCGGAGAATTTATCGAAAGACTACGCATCGCAGAGAACGCAGAGCGCATGCAGGAGGGAGAGACGGTTTAG
- a CDS encoding cytochrome c oxidase subunit 3, whose product MSAKPTTKLKENPFTKRREPLGFMLWLGVVGSSLLFTSIFIIFLVRVQRETGHMMVLPDMFWLSTLVILFSSITLHEANLAFASERFLHYRVFLGATLVLGITFILLQVGGWAEMLNAGVFGGVTTSSGLVYLLTGLHLLHIVAGVIYLSILFQKAIKNRTYIDSFIYSVNAPNKLKIKLLTRYWHFTGALWLVVFLFLIVLY is encoded by the coding sequence ATGAGCGCCAAACCAACGACCAAATTAAAGGAAAACCCTTTCACCAAACGGCGGGAACCTCTCGGGTTTATGCTTTGGCTGGGCGTGGTCGGAAGCTCGTTGCTGTTTACTTCCATCTTCATTATTTTCCTGGTGAGGGTGCAAAGGGAAACCGGGCATATGATGGTTTTACCAGATATGTTCTGGCTCAGCACATTAGTGATCCTGTTCAGTAGTATTACATTACACGAAGCCAACCTGGCTTTTGCGAGTGAGCGTTTTTTGCATTACCGCGTATTCCTTGGCGCAACGCTCGTTCTGGGAATCACATTTATCTTACTACAAGTTGGCGGATGGGCTGAAATGCTTAATGCAGGCGTATTTGGAGGGGTCACAACTTCCAGCGGGCTAGTTTATCTCCTCACCGGATTACACCTGCTGCATATCGTTGCCGGTGTGATTTATTTAAGCATTCTTTTCCAAAAAGCGATTAAGAACCGGACTTACATAGATTCGTTCATTTACAGTGTGAATGCACCTAATAAGTTAAAAATTAAGTTGTTGACAAGATACTGGCACTTTACCGGTGCACTCTGGCTCGTTGTATTTCTCTTCCTTATCGTCCTTTACTAG
- a CDS encoding single-stranded DNA-binding protein: protein MNSVKLIGNVGREINVKEFEGGRAVTFSLATDENYINKNKEEVKSTSWHSIIAWGPLAQRCEAMLEKGKMVSVEGKLSYRQYINKDNQPVRAVEIVAFKVEEIVRKEPQEANA from the coding sequence ATGAATTCAGTAAAGCTAATCGGAAATGTAGGGCGGGAAATTAATGTGAAGGAGTTTGAAGGCGGAAGAGCGGTAACTTTTTCGCTGGCAACGGATGAAAATTATATCAATAAGAACAAAGAGGAGGTCAAATCGACTTCATGGCATTCAATTATTGCGTGGGGACCGCTTGCGCAGCGTTGCGAAGCTATGCTTGAAAAAGGAAAAATGGTGTCTGTGGAAGGAAAACTAAGTTATCGCCAGTACATAAATAAGGATAATCAACCAGTGCGGGCGGTGGAAATTGTGGCTTTTAAAGTGGAGGAGATTGTCAGAAAAGAGCCGCAGGAGGCGAATGCTTAA
- the ispE gene encoding 4-(cytidine 5'-diphospho)-2-C-methyl-D-erythritol kinase yields the protein MLVFPNAKINIGLNIVEKRADGYHNIESCFYPVGWSDALEITLADEFSFRSDGIVIPGNSSDNLCTKAYQMIAADYALPAVKMHLLKSIPIGAGLGGGSADAAFVIKALNEQFDLKISFEKQLDYARRLGSDCAFFISNKPAYCFQKGDEFEDIDLNLKGKCIVLVNPGLHISTVEAYSGIVPKRSEHDLHNVLKEPIENWKFKVKNDFEATLFPIYPLLGEIKEALYQQGALYAAMSGSGSTLFGIFELEKDLQKHFADYKVWQGPLD from the coding sequence ATGCTTGTATTTCCGAACGCAAAAATTAACATAGGCCTCAATATCGTTGAAAAACGTGCTGACGGTTACCATAATATTGAATCTTGTTTCTATCCCGTTGGCTGGTCCGACGCGCTGGAGATAACGTTGGCAGACGAATTTTCCTTCCGAAGTGATGGAATAGTGATCCCGGGAAATTCATCTGATAACCTTTGTACAAAGGCTTATCAAATGATCGCAGCAGATTATGCTTTGCCGGCAGTGAAAATGCATTTATTAAAAAGCATTCCGATCGGAGCGGGGCTTGGTGGAGGTTCGGCGGATGCTGCATTTGTGATAAAGGCGTTGAATGAGCAGTTTGACCTTAAAATATCTTTTGAAAAACAGCTTGATTACGCACGTAGATTAGGGAGTGATTGCGCTTTTTTCATTTCGAACAAGCCTGCTTATTGTTTTCAGAAAGGGGATGAATTTGAGGATATCGACCTGAATTTGAAGGGAAAGTGCATTGTTCTGGTAAATCCCGGTTTGCATATTTCAACTGTTGAAGCATATTCAGGCATTGTCCCGAAACGGAGTGAGCATGATCTGCATAATGTGTTGAAAGAGCCGATAGAAAATTGGAAGTTTAAAGTAAAAAATGATTTTGAAGCAACGCTTTTCCCTATATATCCTCTCTTAGGAGAAATAAAAGAAGCATTGTATCAGCAAGGAGCCTTGTATGCTGCTATGAGCGGTTCGGGGTCAACCTTGTTTGGAATATTTGAGCTGGAAAAGGATTTGCAGAAGCATTTTGCCGATTACAAAGTCTGGCAAGGGCCATTGGATTAA
- a CDS encoding thioredoxin family protein, which translates to MKRSAASFFLFLAILTVASGFRSDKNRPAEGIQWLTIEEAYAKIQQEPRKVLIDVYTDWCGWCKVMDRETFKNKAVVEYVNHKYYAVKLDAEQKKAITLGDKKFEFLSEGGRGVHQLALALTNNQPSYPTTVFLDDKFNMIQPLPGYMKPKEFHQVITFIGEDYHKKEAFDTYKSKTYNELFAGK; encoded by the coding sequence ATGAAAAGATCAGCTGCATCATTTTTTCTATTTTTGGCCATCCTAACAGTGGCCTCGGGTTTCAGATCCGACAAAAACAGGCCCGCGGAAGGCATTCAATGGTTAACAATTGAAGAAGCCTACGCTAAAATTCAGCAAGAGCCCCGCAAGGTTTTGATCGATGTATATACTGATTGGTGCGGATGGTGCAAAGTGATGGACCGCGAGACATTCAAAAATAAAGCAGTTGTTGAGTACGTCAACCACAAATACTACGCCGTCAAGCTCGATGCAGAACAGAAAAAAGCCATCACATTAGGAGACAAAAAATTTGAATTTCTCTCCGAAGGCGGGCGCGGTGTACATCAACTCGCATTAGCTCTTACCAACAACCAACCCAGTTACCCAACCACCGTTTTCCTGGACGATAAATTCAACATGATCCAGCCTTTGCCCGGCTACATGAAACCCAAAGAATTCCACCAGGTAATCACATTCATAGGAGAAGATTACCACAAAAAAGAAGCCTTCGATACTTATAAATCGAAGACTTACAATGAGTTGTTTGCGGGTAAGTAA
- a CDS encoding M28 family peptidase, translating into MKKIVQVVLIGGFIVMFAGFRPIEKKWEKPFSRLDSEVRKNSKAYQTLGEATKTIGHRLTGSVNGEKAEEYAFQLLKSYGFTDVAFQPFEVEAWMRDTVTLSIAPSSSDNFREVPVVSLAHSPVESKLQGEIVDVGNGLEEDFEAIKERIKGKVALANINLVGSPGKKNLHRSEKTALAIKYGATGVIMVNGAPGKILLTGTASVTGAIISIPAVCISNESGGELRKWLKEEGPLEAHIDMHNISKPIKARNVIATLRGKTDEKVIIGGHLDSWDLATGAIDNGIGSFAVMDIARTFKALKLKPERTIQFVLFMGEEQGLLGSKHFVGELKKSGEINKVSYMMNLDMTNDPKGVNAFGRDEMNEFFTGVGSAIQHVDQSFKNESSNRAGLHSDHQPFMLEGVPIAGLSGHLDPNVLQCYHADCDDFSLVNKDQFENTVRIASMYLYALANTETIAVSKLSDTKTRDFLISQGLKEELVIGQEWRWEQ; encoded by the coding sequence ATGAAAAAAATTGTACAAGTGGTTTTGATTGGTGGCTTTATTGTGATGTTCGCCGGATTCCGTCCCATCGAAAAAAAGTGGGAAAAACCCTTCTCCCGGCTGGATAGTGAGGTAAGAAAGAACAGCAAAGCGTACCAGACGCTTGGTGAAGCAACAAAAACGATCGGGCATAGGCTTACCGGCAGTGTGAATGGAGAAAAAGCCGAAGAATATGCATTTCAGCTCCTGAAAAGTTACGGGTTTACTGATGTTGCCTTTCAGCCATTTGAGGTTGAAGCGTGGATGCGCGATACGGTAACATTGTCTATTGCACCAAGCAGCAGCGATAATTTCAGAGAAGTTCCGGTTGTTTCACTGGCCCACTCACCTGTGGAATCCAAACTTCAGGGAGAAATCGTGGATGTAGGCAATGGTCTTGAAGAAGACTTTGAGGCGATTAAAGAGCGAATAAAAGGCAAAGTAGCTCTTGCGAACATTAACTTAGTAGGATCTCCTGGTAAGAAAAACCTGCACCGTTCAGAGAAAACGGCTTTGGCAATCAAATATGGCGCAACTGGTGTGATCATGGTTAATGGAGCGCCGGGCAAGATCTTGCTTACGGGAACAGCTTCTGTAACTGGTGCTATCATTTCGATTCCGGCGGTTTGTATTTCAAACGAAAGCGGCGGTGAGCTTCGCAAATGGCTGAAAGAGGAGGGCCCGCTGGAAGCGCACATTGATATGCACAACATTTCGAAACCGATCAAAGCAAGGAATGTGATTGCGACATTAAGAGGAAAAACAGATGAGAAAGTGATCATCGGCGGCCACCTGGATTCTTGGGACCTGGCCACCGGCGCAATCGACAATGGCATAGGATCATTTGCAGTAATGGATATTGCCAGGACCTTCAAAGCGTTGAAACTGAAGCCCGAGCGCACGATTCAGTTTGTATTATTCATGGGCGAAGAGCAGGGCCTTTTGGGATCAAAGCACTTCGTGGGCGAACTGAAGAAATCGGGAGAGATTAATAAGGTGAGTTATATGATGAACCTGGATATGACAAACGATCCGAAAGGCGTTAATGCTTTTGGAAGGGACGAAATGAACGAGTTCTTTACAGGTGTAGGCAGTGCCATTCAGCATGTAGACCAAAGCTTTAAGAACGAATCGTCTAACCGTGCTGGCTTGCACAGCGACCATCAGCCATTCATGCTTGAAGGCGTTCCCATAGCAGGATTATCCGGTCATCTGGATCCGAATGTTTTGCAATGTTACCACGCTGATTGTGATGATTTTAGTCTTGTAAACAAAGATCAGTTTGAAAATACCGTTCGCATTGCGTCCATGTATTTATATGCGCTGGCAAACACCGAAACCATAGCCGTTTCCAAGCTTTCCGATACCAAAACGAGGGATTTTCTGATCTCACAGGGGTTGAAGGAAGAATTGGTCATCGGGCAGGAGTGGCGGTGGGAACAATAA
- a CDS encoding xylulokinase gives MYFLGFDLGSSSVKACLIHADSGAVAAAAFYPEREMTIAAPKPGFAEQQPEMWWQNACLASKAVIQKAGISPDEVGAIGISYQMHGLVVVDKDMNVLRPSIIWCDSRAVEVGNKAMEALGEEYVLPHLLNSPGNFTASKLGWVKENEPDVYAKVYKFMLPGDYLAARMTGDIVTTPSGLSEGIFWDFVNDRPADFLFDYFGFNHEIMPEVLPTFSEQGKVTASAAEALGLRAGIPVTYRAGDQPNNAFSLNVLEPGEVAATAGTSGVVYGVSDQVKFDAKSRVNTFLHVNPISKASRYGVLLCVNGTGSLNGWLRNSLFQGNVSYPEMNALASQAPVGADGLFCLPFGNGAERMLENQDPGSTFKGLQFSRHGLNHYTRAAQEGIVFALYYGMEIMETVGVSLKNIRAGEANMFLSPVFRETFANVSGATVELYNTDGAQGAARAAGFGLGYYQNRSEAFVGLSALSTIEPDQALTEATKEAYGNWKAALENSL, from the coding sequence ATGTATTTCCTGGGATTCGATTTAGGCAGTTCGTCCGTAAAAGCATGTTTGATCCACGCAGACTCGGGAGCAGTGGCTGCCGCTGCATTTTATCCTGAACGGGAAATGACGATCGCCGCACCCAAGCCGGGCTTTGCGGAGCAACAGCCTGAAATGTGGTGGCAGAATGCCTGTCTGGCTTCAAAGGCAGTAATCCAGAAAGCTGGCATTTCACCGGACGAGGTTGGCGCGATCGGGATATCATATCAAATGCACGGTTTGGTGGTTGTAGACAAGGACATGAATGTGTTGCGTCCATCCATCATCTGGTGCGACAGTCGCGCCGTTGAGGTTGGAAATAAGGCAATGGAAGCATTGGGCGAAGAATACGTGCTTCCGCACCTGCTTAATTCTCCTGGCAATTTCACGGCATCCAAATTGGGTTGGGTTAAGGAAAATGAACCTGATGTTTATGCAAAGGTTTATAAATTCATGCTTCCGGGCGATTACCTGGCGGCACGCATGACCGGCGACATTGTTACCACGCCATCGGGGTTATCCGAAGGTATTTTCTGGGATTTTGTCAATGACCGGCCGGCAGATTTCCTTTTCGATTACTTTGGTTTCAATCACGAGATTATGCCGGAGGTTTTACCCACATTCTCGGAACAAGGGAAAGTTACGGCATCCGCAGCGGAAGCATTGGGACTTCGCGCTGGCATCCCTGTCACTTATCGCGCGGGTGATCAGCCTAATAATGCATTCTCGCTGAATGTCCTCGAACCGGGCGAAGTTGCGGCAACTGCCGGAACATCCGGCGTGGTTTATGGCGTGAGCGATCAGGTGAAATTTGACGCAAAATCCCGTGTAAATACATTCCTGCACGTAAACCCCATATCAAAAGCATCGCGTTACGGCGTATTGCTTTGCGTGAACGGCACCGGAAGTCTGAACGGCTGGCTGCGCAATTCGTTGTTCCAAGGCAATGTTTCCTATCCCGAAATGAATGCACTTGCTTCACAGGCCCCTGTCGGCGCTGATGGGCTGTTCTGTCTTCCTTTCGGAAATGGTGCAGAACGGATGCTTGAAAACCAGGATCCCGGAAGCACATTCAAAGGCTTACAATTCAGCCGCCACGGTCTGAACCACTACACACGCGCTGCACAGGAAGGCATTGTTTTCGCCTTGTACTACGGCATGGAAATCATGGAAACCGTTGGCGTATCCCTGAAAAATATCCGTGCAGGTGAGGCAAACATGTTCCTGAGCCCCGTTTTCCGAGAAACATTTGCCAATGTCTCCGGGGCAACTGTGGAACTCTACAACACAGATGGCGCCCAGGGCGCTGCCCGTGCAGCAGGATTCGGACTCGGTTATTACCAAAACCGGTCTGAGGCATTTGTAGGCCTGTCTGCATTAAGCACCATTGAACCTGACCAAGCACTGACAGAAGCCACCAAGGAAGCTTACGGCAACTGGAAAGCAGCGTTGGAAAACAGCCTGTAA
- a CDS encoding GH3 family domain-containing protein encodes MAVIGELIKKAIDFTGMITSDPDPVKAQEKVLRNLLETARLTAFGKAYDFSELLKADNIVAAFQDKVPVHDYDKMFGEWWHYLLEGHQNVTWPGGQQYFALSSGTTSASKYIPVTDDMLTAIRKAGISEITNIHAFNLPGDFFTKQILMLGSSTSLIQKDDHQEGEISGISASNLPTWFGGFYKPGREIADIADWDERVKRIAEEAPKWDIGCISGIPAWVELMLKEIISHNKLNNIHEIWPNLMVYTTGGVAFEPYRKSLEQLFAHPLVYIDTYLASEGFIAIQKRPDTNSMALFPDNGIFYEFVPFNGDHVDENGLVKPGAPVLSLANAEENVEYVLLLSTVSGAWRYMIGDTVQITDKAKAEIKITGRTKHFLNVVGSQLSVNQMNDALRVLEQEYNVVIKEFIVAAVHRGEDYIHKWFLSCDKSPDPIKVAESLDKTLRENNKNYNVARGRALKGIETELIPEDIFYKWSEGTKKLGGQVKIPRVMKEEDFLEFESFVRNYS; translated from the coding sequence ATGGCGGTAATCGGAGAACTGATAAAAAAGGCAATTGATTTTACAGGAATGATTACCAGTGATCCTGATCCTGTCAAAGCTCAGGAAAAAGTTTTACGAAACCTGCTTGAAACTGCTAGATTGACCGCTTTTGGCAAAGCTTATGACTTTTCGGAGCTTCTGAAAGCTGATAATATTGTTGCTGCGTTTCAGGACAAAGTGCCCGTTCACGATTATGACAAAATGTTCGGTGAATGGTGGCACTATCTGCTTGAAGGCCACCAGAATGTGACCTGGCCCGGCGGACAGCAGTATTTTGCGCTGAGCAGCGGGACCACAAGTGCCAGCAAATACATTCCTGTTACTGATGATATGTTAACCGCGATCAGAAAAGCAGGCATTTCAGAAATTACGAACATTCATGCATTCAATTTGCCCGGTGATTTTTTTACCAAACAGATTTTAATGCTGGGCAGCAGCACTTCCTTAATCCAGAAAGACGACCACCAGGAAGGTGAGATCAGCGGGATCAGTGCCAGTAACCTGCCGACCTGGTTTGGCGGATTTTACAAGCCGGGGAGAGAAATTGCAGATATTGCCGACTGGGACGAGCGCGTGAAAAGAATTGCAGAAGAAGCCCCAAAATGGGATATCGGATGCATTTCAGGAATTCCGGCATGGGTTGAGTTAATGCTGAAAGAGATTATCAGCCATAATAAGTTGAACAACATTCATGAAATATGGCCGAATCTGATGGTTTATACAACCGGTGGAGTCGCATTTGAGCCTTATCGGAAGAGCCTTGAACAATTATTCGCTCATCCGCTTGTTTACATTGACACCTATCTGGCCTCCGAAGGGTTTATCGCTATTCAAAAACGCCCTGATACAAACTCCATGGCGCTTTTTCCTGATAACGGCATCTTTTATGAATTTGTGCCCTTCAATGGCGACCATGTGGATGAAAACGGTTTGGTGAAACCCGGTGCGCCTGTCTTGTCTCTGGCAAATGCAGAGGAAAATGTCGAATATGTATTGTTATTATCCACAGTATCAGGCGCATGGCGCTATATGATCGGCGATACGGTACAAATTACAGACAAGGCAAAAGCCGAAATAAAAATCACCGGTCGCACCAAGCATTTTCTGAATGTAGTAGGTTCGCAACTTTCAGTGAATCAGATGAATGATGCATTGCGGGTTCTCGAACAGGAATATAATGTGGTGATCAAAGAATTTATCGTTGCAGCTGTACACAGAGGAGAGGATTATATTCACAAATGGTTTTTAAGTTGTGATAAGTCACCGGATCCTATTAAAGTTGCTGAATCATTGGATAAAACGCTTCGGGAAAATAATAAGAACTATAATGTAGCGCGTGGACGTGCTTTGAAGGGCATCGAAACGGAACTGATCCCGGAAGATATTTTCTATAAATGGAGCGAAGGGACTAAAAAACTCGGTGGGCAGGTAAAAATCCCACGCGTGATGAAAGAAGAAGACTTTCTTGAATTTGAATCCTTTGTCAGGAATTACTCCTGA
- a CDS encoding aldo/keto reductase: MKKVSLSDSGPKVSEAIYGFWRWTDEGAQTTSQIEKTVNLCLELGINTFDHADVYGDTAIEEHFGKVVQNKSFKRDEIVLFGKCGIRKSADKNLTYYDTSRDHIVNSINGSLKRLKTDYLDIFLLHQSDFLADPEETATALAEIVKSGKTKHIGVANFTVFQHQLLASYLRIPIVTNHIELNLMNTTAIEDGRIDFIKQNFSKPLAWAPLAGGKILNGTEEKAVRLRAKLDEIGKKYDANIEQTAVAWLMRLGTLPIIGSLSETRIRNGASASDIKLSHEDWYEIYHVVSK; this comes from the coding sequence ATGAAAAAAGTTAGTTTAAGCGACTCTGGCCCCAAAGTTTCCGAAGCAATTTACGGCTTCTGGAGGTGGACAGACGAAGGTGCCCAAACCACGTCTCAAATTGAAAAAACTGTCAATCTCTGTCTGGAACTGGGTATCAATACTTTTGATCATGCCGATGTTTATGGAGATACTGCGATTGAAGAGCATTTCGGGAAAGTAGTTCAGAATAAATCTTTTAAAAGAGACGAAATCGTCTTGTTTGGCAAATGCGGGATCAGAAAATCTGCTGATAAAAACCTGACTTATTACGACACATCCCGTGACCACATTGTCAACAGCATTAACGGATCGCTGAAACGCCTCAAGACGGATTATCTCGACATTTTTTTACTGCATCAAAGTGATTTTCTGGCCGATCCGGAAGAAACAGCGACAGCGCTTGCAGAAATTGTAAAGTCAGGAAAAACGAAACATATCGGCGTTGCCAACTTTACCGTTTTCCAGCATCAGTTGCTGGCTTCCTATTTGAGGATCCCGATCGTTACCAATCACATCGAGTTAAATTTGATGAATACGACGGCTATTGAAGATGGTCGTATCGATTTTATCAAACAAAATTTCAGCAAGCCGCTCGCATGGGCACCGCTCGCGGGTGGAAAAATTCTGAACGGAACAGAAGAAAAAGCTGTGCGCCTTAGAGCCAAACTTGATGAGATCGGTAAAAAATACGATGCAAATATCGAGCAAACTGCCGTTGCCTGGCTGATGAGACTGGGGACTCTGCCCATTATCGGCTCACTTTCTGAAACACGCATCAGAAATGGCGCAAGCGCATCGGATATAAAACTGAGCCACGAAGACTGGTACGAAATTTACCATGTTGTAAGCAAATAA
- a CDS encoding DMT family transporter — MAAPAQNPTATSSQKGIYLMLGAAFFFSLTSAISKWLGRDFHIVQLVFFRNIVGVVFVVTSIWRRPVRQQGGKLGLLIFRGVVGTLSLYMLFYAIQTLGLGRASTYQYTYPIFLALLSWLLIGETLNSREWAAIFVGFTGILFVFRPDLSISLRDNALGLGNALLTAISYLSIRQLGVVYDSRAIILSFMLSGIVMPIISMLVGTYYPMENLDFLIGTFTWPTHISQWLGFLALGLTALMGQRMLTQSFTFDKAGRVAAIGYSNILFSVLIGFFMGEAIPSFSMFAGMLLIVGGGVMVSLAKRKPAMAADPE; from the coding sequence TTGGCTGCTCCTGCTCAAAATCCGACTGCAACTTCTTCGCAAAAAGGCATTTATCTGATGCTCGGTGCTGCATTTTTCTTTTCCCTCACCTCCGCAATTTCCAAGTGGCTCGGCCGTGATTTCCACATTGTACAGCTTGTATTTTTCCGGAACATTGTTGGGGTTGTGTTTGTAGTCACCAGCATTTGGCGACGTCCTGTAAGGCAGCAGGGAGGCAAGCTGGGGCTGCTTATTTTCCGCGGCGTTGTGGGCACATTGTCGTTGTATATGCTTTTTTATGCGATACAAACGTTGGGGCTTGGCCGCGCCTCCACATACCAATACACTTATCCCATTTTCCTCGCATTGCTATCCTGGCTGCTGATCGGCGAAACGCTCAATTCCCGTGAGTGGGCAGCTATTTTTGTTGGCTTTACCGGCATCCTGTTCGTTTTCCGGCCCGACCTTTCCATTTCGCTGCGGGACAATGCCTTAGGGCTTGGCAATGCATTGTTAACAGCAATTTCTTATTTGTCAATCAGGCAGTTAGGTGTTGTTTATGACTCACGCGCCATCATTCTTTCTTTTATGTTGAGCGGCATTGTGATGCCCATTATTTCCATGCTCGTCGGGACTTACTATCCTATGGAAAATCTGGATTTCCTGATTGGCACATTCACCTGGCCAACTCACATTTCGCAATGGCTTGGCTTTCTGGCGCTCGGACTGACGGCGCTAATGGGTCAGAGAATGCTGACGCAATCCTTCACATTTGACAAAGCCGGGCGCGTTGCTGCCATTGGTTATTCCAATATTCTGTTCTCCGTTCTGATCGGTTTTTTCATGGGAGAGGCCATTCCTTCATTCTCTATGTTCGCAGGCATGTTGCTGATCGTAGGAGGAGGAGTTATGGTTTCGCTGGCAAAAAGAAAGCCCGCTATGGCAGCCGATCCGGAATAA